One region of Myxosarcina sp. GI1 genomic DNA includes:
- a CDS encoding co-chaperone YbbN — MSKVIEIEDKEFEREVLTADKTVLVYFWADWCGPCRLVAPSINWAADNYSDRLKVVKLEMDTNPESVAKCKVEGVPALRLFKDDSVISSHEGAIGKQQLQTMLEKHL, encoded by the coding sequence ATGAGTAAAGTAATTGAAATAGAAGACAAAGAATTCGAGCGAGAAGTACTGACAGCCGATAAAACAGTATTAGTTTATTTTTGGGCAGACTGGTGTGGTCCCTGCCGTTTGGTTGCCCCTTCGATAAATTGGGCAGCAGACAATTACAGCGATCGCCTGAAAGTAGTTAAGTTAGAAATGGATACTAATCCTGAATCTGTAGCCAAATGTAAAGTTGAAGGCGTACCAGCTTTGAGATTGTTTAAAGACGATAGCGTCATCTCTTCTCATGAAGGCGCGATCGGCAAACAGCAACTGCAAACTATGCTCGAAAAACATTTATAA
- the sbcD gene encoding exonuclease subunit SbcD, whose amino-acid sequence MIKILHLSDIHMGSGFAHGRINPETGINTRLEDFLNSLSLCIDRAIAEPVDLVLFGGDAFPDATPAPYIHEAFASQFRRLADANIPAVLLVGNHDQHSQGNGGASLCIYRTLVVPGFIVGDTVTTHRLTTRNGEIQIITLPWLNRSTLLTRPQTEGLDLAEVNQLLVQTLQPVLEAEIRRLDPNLPTVLLGHLMADRANLGAEKFLAVGKGFTIPLSMLIRPEFDYVALGHVHKHQNLNPTNDPPVIYPGSIERVDFSEEKEDKGYILLEIGSGKAEWEFCSLPVRPFCTVEVDLSQSEDPQAAILAAIAKQPIEEAVVRLIYKLRSEQLELINIAAINHALKTAHSYSIQPQLVSQLARPRLPELGAGNTLDPIEALKTYLDNRDDLKDLSKDLIAAAEGLLNK is encoded by the coding sequence ATGATTAAAATCCTTCATCTATCTGATATTCACATGGGTAGCGGCTTCGCACACGGTCGCATCAATCCCGAAACGGGAATTAATACTCGTCTAGAAGATTTCCTCAACAGCCTCAGTCTTTGTATCGATCGCGCGATCGCCGAACCTGTAGATCTGGTATTGTTTGGTGGTGATGCTTTTCCCGATGCTACCCCCGCCCCCTATATTCACGAAGCTTTTGCCAGTCAGTTTCGCCGTTTGGCAGATGCTAATATACCTGCGGTGTTGCTAGTGGGCAATCACGACCAGCATTCTCAGGGCAATGGCGGCGCGAGTTTGTGTATCTATCGCACCTTGGTAGTTCCAGGCTTTATCGTCGGCGATACGGTAACAACCCATCGTCTGACTACGCGCAATGGCGAAATTCAAATAATTACTTTACCCTGGTTGAATCGCTCTACTCTATTAACTCGTCCTCAAACCGAAGGCTTAGATCTTGCCGAAGTTAACCAGCTATTAGTACAAACTCTTCAGCCAGTTTTAGAAGCCGAAATACGCCGTTTAGATCCCAACTTACCGACAGTCTTATTAGGTCATCTCATGGCGGATCGGGCTAATTTGGGTGCAGAGAAATTTTTGGCAGTAGGTAAAGGATTTACTATTCCTCTGTCGATGTTAATTCGCCCCGAATTTGATTACGTAGCTTTGGGACACGTCCACAAACATCAAAATCTCAACCCCACCAACGATCCCCCCGTAATCTATCCTGGCAGCATCGAACGAGTAGACTTTAGCGAAGAAAAAGAAGATAAAGGCTACATTTTACTGGAAATCGGATCGGGTAAAGCTGAGTGGGAATTTTGCTCTTTACCAGTGCGTCCCTTTTGTACTGTAGAAGTAGATCTTTCCCAGTCAGAAGATCCCCAAGCAGCAATTTTAGCAGCGATCGCCAAACAGCCAATCGAAGAGGCGGTAGTAAGATTAATCTACAAGCTTCGCTCCGAACAGCTAGAGTTAATTAATATTGCAGCAATCAACCATGCACTTAAAACCGCTCACAGCTACAGCATTCAACCTCAGTTAGTCAGTCAGTTAGCTCGTCCTCGTCTACCAGAACTGGGCGCGGGTAACACTTTAGATCCTATTGAAGCCCTAAAAACTTATTTAGATAACCGCGATGATTTAAAAGATCTAAGTAAAGATTTAATTGCAGCTGCAGAAGGTTTACTGAATAAATAG
- a CDS encoding PspA/IM30 family protein yields MGLFDRLSRVVRANVNDLVSKAEDPEKVLEQAVIDMQEDLVQLRQAVARAIATQKRTEQQYNKNQSEANTWQQRAQLALSKGDENLAREALVRKKSFADTAATLKAQLDQQSKNVSTLKRSLIALESKISEAKTKKDMLRARANAAKAQKQLQDSVNNLSTNSAMGAFERMEDKVMQLEAESESAAELGGSGIEQQFAQLEASSGVDDELAAMKAQLSGASPKQEALPAAEESDTSPNDSVIDAELDELRSQLDR; encoded by the coding sequence ATGGGATTATTCGATCGTCTTAGCAGAGTGGTTCGAGCTAACGTTAACGACTTAGTTAGCAAAGCCGAAGACCCCGAAAAAGTTTTAGAACAAGCCGTAATCGATATGCAGGAAGACTTGGTGCAACTTCGCCAAGCCGTTGCCCGCGCGATCGCGACTCAAAAACGAACCGAGCAACAGTACAACAAAAATCAGTCTGAAGCTAATACCTGGCAGCAAAGAGCGCAACTAGCTCTTTCTAAGGGTGATGAAAATCTGGCTCGCGAAGCATTGGTACGCAAAAAATCTTTTGCCGATACTGCCGCTACTCTAAAAGCGCAGCTAGATCAACAAAGTAAAAACGTCTCTACTCTCAAGCGCAGTTTGATCGCTTTAGAAAGTAAAATTTCCGAAGCTAAAACCAAAAAAGATATGCTCCGCGCCAGAGCCAATGCTGCTAAAGCTCAAAAACAGCTACAGGATAGCGTCAATAATCTGAGTACCAATAGCGCCATGGGAGCCTTCGAGCGTATGGAAGATAAGGTAATGCAGTTAGAAGCAGAATCCGAATCTGCTGCCGAATTAGGCGGTTCGGGAATCGAGCAACAGTTTGCCCAACTCGAAGCCAGTAGCGGAGTTGATGACGAGCTTGCAGCAATGAAGGCTCAGTTATCTGGTGCTTCTCCAAAACAAGAAGCTTTACCTGCTGCCGAAGAATCTGACACATCTCCTAATGATTCGGTAATTGATGCCGAGTTGGACGAACTGCGTTCTCAGCTAGATCGTTAG